TCCCGAGCACGTGAAGACCATCTTCGAGCGCGTGGCCAAGGCGGCGGAAGGAGCGGCCCTCGGCACCGGTACCACGATGGAGTACGAAGTCATCCACGGCCTGTACAACATGCTGCCCAACGTCACGCTCCAAGAGGCGATGCACGCCAACCTCGAGCGCGTAGGCGGGGTCTTCTACGACGATGAGGAGTTGCGTTTCGCGGAGCTGATCCATCGCACCTTCCCCGCGGACGCACCTCCGCTCGAGTCGGCCGCCCAGATCCAACCGTTCTCCGTCACGGAAGAGGGAAGCGGCGGGTCCACGGACGTGGCCGACGTGAGTTGGATGGTCCCCACCGCCGGCATGAACGCGGCGACGTGGGTACCGGGGTCGTCCGCCCACTCGTGGCAAGCGATCTCGGCCGGCGGCACCACCATCGGTGAAAAAGGCATGATCGTCGCGGCCAAGACGCTTGCGATGACCGCCATCGACTTGTTCACACGCCCCGACCTGATCGCCGCGGCGACGGCGGAGCACGCGCGGCGGATCCCCGAAGGCTGGGTGTACGAGCCGCTTCTCGGTGATCGTGACCCACCGCTCGACTACAGGAAGCCGGCAGGGCCTGGGGGTGGGTGAGGGGGTCACGCCCTAGGCGTCCTTTATCATCAATCTGCCCACTCTCGAGCGGGCAGGGATCTCGCCTGAGATGGCGATCCACCTCGAGAAAGCCTTCGGGGGATCCGCACGCCATTGGCTGCAGCTCCAGATGAACTTCGATCTATGGCAGGGGGAGCAGGGAGCGGAGGACCTGGATATCCCTCGGCTCCAGCCCGTGTAACAGTTCCTCAGGACATGCAAGTTCACGACGAGAGGGTTTACACGCGGATTCTCAGCAACGGCTCGCTCGGCTTCGGCGAGTCGTATCCGTGCCGATATCGACAAGAAAGTCTGCGCCAACTGGAGATGAGCTCGTCCCACAACCTACGGTCCCCCTGTCGTACGCCTCGACGCCGCCACCCTTCTTGACTCCAGGTTCTCGCTCAGTATATTGGTGTCAGAGAAAGGTCGTTTGTATCTACTACCGATACATACAATATCTCTATGACACGTTCGATTTCGCCGACTCTGGCACCTGTCTTGGGGCTCCTGGAATTGAATCGGCCGGTCACCGTCAGCAGGAAGGAGATGGAGCTCCTTGTCTGCGAGGCTGGGGTGGGCTGGCCGGTAAACGTGGTAATCCAGCGGCTCTCGAAGCTTGGCTGGCTAAAGGAGACGGAGGCCCGGGGTGTTTGGGAGTTCCTACCTGCGGAACGAGCCGGCGCCTTCTCCACGGGTGACCCACTGTTGTCGCTGAGGGCGACGCTCACCTCCCACCCGCACGTGCCCGTAGCCGTAGCTCTGGGCTCGGCCCTGTGGTATCTGGATATCGCGGATCGGCGTCCGGACGTGACCGAGGTTGCCTTACCTCCCAGGAGTCACGTTCCAGCAGCGATAAGGCGGAGTTACCGAGTCGTCCGTCACGAGACCCGCCTGCCTCCGGTTCAGGTGCGGGCGATTCCGGTTCATGCCCCGGCGAGTGTGCTCGTTCATCTTGCGACCCGACCCACAGATGTCCGAAGCTGGGCAGCAGTGCTCGAGGTGCTGCCGGAACTCGTAAGTGCTGCCGAAGAGGTGGACATCCTTACCGAGATCGAGGGGCGAACGCATGCTACTCGCGCGCGCTTCGCCTACCTGGTAGGGGGAATCGCACCAAAGCTCGTGGAGCGGCTGCGAGTCCAGGCCAGGGGGAAAGTCTGGTTCGGCCCGAGGGGTCCCCTGCGGAGGCACGATTCCCGATGGAACATCGCGGATACCCTCCTTCCTTTCCCCCCTTCTGAGCTCGGATCACAAAGGTGATCGGGGATAATCATTCGCTCACGCCGGGATATGTGGCTCGACACGTGTCCCGAGACTCGCCGGCGGGACCGGACGTCGCTGTCCTGGACATTGCTCAGGATTTCCTCTTGGCGCATCTGGAAGAATGTGGCGTTTTTGAGCACCTAGCGGTGTTCAAGGGGGGGACCGCGCTCCGGAAGCTATTCGCCGGTGCTCGAGGGAGGTTTTCCACGGCCCTTGATTTAGCTGCGGCGGACGTGGATGCCGATCGCCGAACCCTCGCCCAGCTCGTCGCTCGTGAGTCCGATGTCACGTTGGGGCCGTTTCGGTTCCGCCCCTCAGAATCCCGCGGCCGGTGGCGCATTAGCGTCTCCAGCTCCCTAGGAGATCCTATGATCTCGATCAAACTCGATGTAGGGCCTCCGTGTTGGTTGGAGCCGGAACTCCGGCCGTTCGTTCCCGTCTCCACCCATGAGCGGTATGGGTTCAGGTTGCCTTCAATCCCCACCATGCGGCTCGAAGAGATCCTCGGGGAAAAGATCGCACGACTTACGCGCACGTCGACGGCAAGGGATGCGTCCGATCTGGTTTGGGCGGCAACCACCTCTCCTCATTCCGGATTTGACCGTGATCTTGTCCGCCGTTTGGCGGTTCTAAAAGTGTGGGTGGACATCCATGGACTCCGGCCCGGTTGGAATCCCGCGCTAGGCCCAGTCCGGTTCGAGCCTGACGCCTGGTTGTCCAGCCGGGAATCATGGGACGATGAACACATTGGTCTGCTTGCCCATGCTCCACCTTCCGTAGGCCAACTCGGAAGTGATCTCCAGAACTGTTACTCATGGCTACGCGACCTGTCTGAGGAGGAAACTCGATGGGCAGCAGCCGACATGAACGACCGTGGTGACGTGATTGAAGGGATTCAGAACTTGGATGGCGGCGCACTGGCTGAGGCCCATCTTTGGTAGCGCGATCCCCTCTGGGATCCCCAGGATCAGCGGGACTGCCGCACCGGCCTGGCGCACAAAAGCAAAGGCCGGCCCAAGGGCCGGTCTCGCGAACCTGGGCCACGAACGATGCCACGTTCGCGCGGAACGCAGTCAACGGCTGAATATCCTCGGTCGATTTCATGCGGGCCATGTGGGGGCCCTTATGTACGCTATAAAGTACGGATTAGTGTACGAAAAGAGACCGTCTCATGAAGAGCAAGGACAAGTCCCGCTACGAGGGAGAAATCTGAGAGATTCTCCTGGGCGCTACGATGGCTGGCTCGGTGCCGCCCGGCCGCGGCATGGCATGAAATAGTATCATGAACTAGATTCATGACATGACCCATGATCCCGGGACACCAAAGCCGCCACGCGTATCCGAGCCTGTGCAGGTCTACCTGCACCGACCGGACCAGGACCGTCTAGGGCGCCTGACGGAGCGCCTTGGTACCACCAAATCCGACGTGCTCCGACGCGGGTTGGAAGCGCTCGAGCGTCAGTTGACCGACCCTGACGATCATCCAGCCCTGCGGATCATCGGGTTGGGCGCGTCGGACGCCGACCCACCCCCGGCCACGGATTCGGTGGAAGAGCACGACCGCTTCCTGACCGACTCGGAGGTCGCTTCTTGGGGCCACACCCCAGACGGTTCCAATGGCACCTGAGCTCTTCGTAGACACCAGCGCTTGGTATCCGCTGGTTGACCGCAACGCGCCGGGTCACGCTCGCCTGGCGGCAGTCCTACGGGAGCGCATCACCAGCGGCTGGACGCTAGTTACGACGAATCTCGTGATCGCCGAATCTCAGGCGCTGATCATGCGACGCATCGGGAAGGAG
This window of the Gemmatimonadota bacterium genome carries:
- a CDS encoding nucleotidyl transferase AbiEii/AbiGii toxin family protein is translated as MIGDNHSLTPGYVARHVSRDSPAGPDVAVLDIAQDFLLAHLEECGVFEHLAVFKGGTALRKLFAGARGRFSTALDLAAADVDADRRTLAQLVARESDVTLGPFRFRPSESRGRWRISVSSSLGDPMISIKLDVGPPCWLEPELRPFVPVSTHERYGFRLPSIPTMRLEEILGEKIARLTRTSTARDASDLVWAATTSPHSGFDRDLVRRLAVLKVWVDIHGLRPGWNPALGPVRFEPDAWLSSRESWDDEHIGLLAHAPPSVGQLGSDLQNCYSWLRDLSEEETRWAAADMNDRGDVIEGIQNLDGGALAEAHLW